A region of the Halalkalicoccus tibetensis genome:
TAAATCTATAGCGATGCAGTAGGCGGTGCCGCGGCACCGGTAACTGTAGTGAGTGTTGTATCAATTACAGTCCGACACGGCGTCTCAAGACGATCACTGCTCGTCAGACTGACTGAGCATTTCACTCGCGCGTTTGGCTCCTTCAGTCGCATCGATATGCGAGTAGTGGTCTTTCGTCGTTTCGAGACTCTGGTGGCGCATCAAATCCTGCGCAGTCCCACGATCCATCCGGTAGAACGTGTCGCCAATCCCACGGCGAGCCCCGTGGAGCTGGAGATACCCGGGACCTTCGGGTGGTGTCGGAATATCGAGCTCTGCGGCCTCACAGAGCCGTTTCATCACGCTCCGGGCACCCGTCGTTGTGATCGCGGGTGGCGTGATGCAGTACTCTCGTAGCACCTCTTCGATCGGGTTTTCGTCGAGAATCGCTTCTATTGACTTTTCGTTTCCATCCTCTATTTCGCGAAGATGCGTGCGAGCACACTCGTAAAGTGATGGTGCGTGTCTCGTCGGAAAGACGGGCCAGTCGTCCGATGGTGGATCGCTAATCGTTCGATAGCGTTCGACTGCGGGGATCGCTTGCTTGAGAAGCCACGCTGACTGGCGTTGTTGGTTCTTCCCGAGGACGGAGATCGTTTGCTCCTCGAGGTCGACGTCACGCCAGCGAATACCCTGACGACCGGTGCGGTTGTCGTGTTCGGAACGGAAGACTTCGGATGCACGCATCCCTGTGAACGCGAGTACAGCGACGAGTGCGCGGTCTCGAGCTTCGACGTCGGCATCCATACCTTTCTCGTCGATGGCGTCGTGAGCACGTTTGTTGACGTAGTTGAGAATCTGGGTTCGTTGGTCTGGAGTCCAGAACTGCTGTTGGGACTGCTGTGAGGCGGATCGTTCGGGCATCGATTCTTGAGCGAGCCCGGATCGTGCGTAGTTCTCTTGGAGATAGCCCCATTTGGAGGCCCAGCCGAGAAAGGCCGAGATCGTGCTGTAGTAAGTCCAGGCAGTGGAGCGAGCGATTCCTCCATCCGTTGTTTCGGCTTCGTTCGCGGCGACACGACGGCGCAGATGTTCGGCGTAGTGAGCGAGGACGGTTTCATCGAGCTGTTCGAAGCTCTCGA
Encoded here:
- a CDS encoding site-specific integrase, whose amino-acid sequence is MPDPKPQGSTTTAGPPTLQEGLTQFLEAKAKGDDSGNYRRNAKRVISQWIDWLDQRDIESFEQLDETVLAHYAEHLRRRVAANEAETTDGGIARSTAWTYYSTISAFLGWASKWGYLQENYARSGLAQESMPERSASQQSQQQFWTPDQRTQILNYVNKRAHDAIDEKGMDADVEARDRALVAVLAFTGMRASEVFRSEHDNRTGRQGIRWRDVDLEEQTISVLGKNQQRQSAWLLKQAIPAVERYRTISDPPSDDWPVFPTRHAPSLYECARTHLREIEDGNEKSIEAILDENPIEEVLREYCITPPAITTTGARSVMKRLCEAAELDIPTPPEGPGYLQLHGARRGIGDTFYRMDRGTAQDLMRHQSLETTKDHYSHIDATEGAKRASEMLSQSDEQ